In Lolium rigidum isolate FL_2022 chromosome 3, APGP_CSIRO_Lrig_0.1, whole genome shotgun sequence, the genomic window CTTTTCGTCGGCTCCGTGAGGAAGTCGTACGAGATTCTCCAATTAGATCTTGTACTCATGATTGCTCGAGTCATGCATAGGAAATAAACACACGGGCATGTGGAGAGTCATATCCAAATAGAATAATCAATAGCAGAGAAGGACCGATCAGTTCAAATAGGATAAAAGAAACCTATCAGCCCAGCCCTTTTGCTACTTCCGTCTAGATAAAATTGTAATCTTTCCTCGGGAACGTGTGCCGAGAGGCGGAACCTGTGCCAAGAGGCTAGATTGAGCGCATACCTTTTCAGAGGAAGAGATTTCACGAATCGTAACTTCGTCATGATTGTTGATGATGAAATTTagggatctcgcccggatgacaaaatccagtcgccgcgattcccacagacggcgccaattgacgagggaatacctcggcaatgcctacatattgtagactagggttttcgggagagcgacgatggagattccggggtcgagattaggcacacgacgtacccagcttcgggtcccctcggtggaggatccctacgtgctgctagcaatccactatatgaacacaagtataTTTACAGGATGTCGCCGTAGGCggtgctatgttgtctatctcctcTCTATCTGCTGTCccccctatttcgggtgccctggctagctttatatatgcaaccatcctagggttttacaagagtcctagttgactacttcttcgggttgccttgttgggccttctccatatttggtcttctccatattgggccgagccaggtatactaataatgggtacccgaagggtatacccatgtcagccaCGATGCTAGGCTGGGCTCTTCTCCCTCGAAGCAAGCTCTGTTCCTCACCTTCCAAATGTTCCATGCTCCAAGGATCAACACCTCGGTGAAGAGAGGTTTGCTCCAGTTTCTTTTTGCTTCCGAAATCATGTGTTCTATCTGTAAGCCCCCATCCCAGATGATACCAATTTTGGCCCAGCAGCTAGCACCGAAGCTACACATGAAGAAAAGGTGGTTCCTTGTTTCTGTTACCCCCATGTCACACGTCATACACGAGTGGTTAGGGCCGATGTTGAAGTTTCTGCGTTTGAGCATGTCTCTGGTATTTATCCTGTCTACCAGCATCAGCATGCAAAAACCTTGTGTTTCATAACACACTTGCTTTGCCAGATATCAGAGATATGCTTGGGTGTCGAGCAGTTTCTGAAGCAATATGTGTAGAAGTCTTTGGGTTTGAGGGAGTCAGCCCCCCATATCGGCTTCCAAGCATCTGCCTCCTGTGCATCTAACTGTAGGTCATTTAGATCATTCTCCAAAGAAAGCCACTCCGTATGTGCTTCGATCGATAGGGGCAGGGTGAGGTGGTCCTCTAGTCTTTGACGATTAGCAAAATCTAGGACCGATACATCTTTATGGATCACAAAGGAGAACAATCTAGCAGCTTTTTCCCACAGTGGCGGTTCAGTCCAGGGGTCTTTCCAAAGAAGAACAGAGTCGCCGGCCCCGATCGTGCAGGTGGAGACCCCTCTGAAGATATCTGCCAGCCCAATAATGTCTCTCCACCAGAACGAACCACAGGGCGGCATAGCATGAGGGACACCCTCTGtataatgcttgaaccatattagCTGTACCCAGGGAGTATCGGCTCTTCTATAGAATTTGTCTAAGTGTTTGAGGAGAAGCGCTTTGTTCTGAATTTGCAGGTTAATAACCCCCAATCCACCCTTGTTTTTCGGTTGGCAAACTCTGTCCCATGAAGCTAGCGACTGACATTTCTCTTCCCCATTGACAACCTTTCTCCACAGGCATTGTCTTCTTCCACGATCACAGAACTCAAAAATCTTCAGGGGTATTTTGAGCGTGCACATTGCGAAGGTGACGAGGGGCGTGATGGCTGAGTTTATGTAGGTTAACCTACCTCCATATGTGAGCCAGATCGCTGAGTCGGAGAGTCTCGCGTTCCACTCTGCACAGACAAGAGGCATAAGATCTTCCACGGTAGGCCTGGTGGTGCCCATGGGTAAGCCAAGATATGTGAATGGCATCGAGGCTACCCTGCAACCAATAACTTCTGCCAGTGAGTTGGCTACCTCATTGGAGATATTGATCGGAATAAGCTGGGTCTTGCTAAAGTTAATTTTCAGGCCAGTGCACGCtgcataattctgaaggatggttTTCATTGTATCGATTTGGTCAGCCGAAGCAGGTAGAACCGCCAatgtatcatcggcatactgaATGATGGGGTAGTCTTCGCTGGCGGGTTGATCTATAGGTAGCTGGAGGTGACCTTCCTCATGAGCTGCATTTACCACCGTCTGGAGTAGGTCTCCTAAGGCGACGAACAGAAGAGGGGATAAGGGATCGCCTTGGCGAACTCCCCTACGACATCTGAACTCCTTTCCAGGAACACCGTTGAGCAGGACAGAAGATGAACCGGAGTCAAGGACCAGTCTGACCATGTTGATCCATTTCTCGTCAAAGCCCTTGGCTCTAAGGATTTCAAGGATTGCGTGATGTTCCACGGTGTCAAAAGCTTTTTCGAAGTCGATTTTGAGCACAACACAGGGCTTACCAGAGGTATGACATTGATGTAAGTATTCGAATGACCAGGCCAGACAGTCTTGAATGGTTCTGTTCTTGATAAAACCGTATTGGTTGCGATGAACCAGTAGGAGAATCCATTTCTGCAAACGATCTGCCAAGAGTTTGGTGATGACCTTTAGGGCGCAGTTTAGCAGCGAAATGGGTCGATAATCATTCACCTCTTCTGGGGTTAGCTTCTTTGGGATAAGAGTGATCAAGGAGTTGTTTAGACTCTGCAATGTGATGTTCCCTTCCCAGAAATCTTGGCAAAGCTTATAAAAGTCTTCTCTAATGATATTCCAACAAGACTTAAGGAACATGCCATTGAAACCGTCAGGCCCCGGGGCTTTGTCTACTGGCATTTTCTTTATCACATCGTCAATTTCAGTGTGTGAGAAGGGGGTAGAGAGGGCTTCAAGACCATCCAGAGGTTGCAGTAGTGCACTCAAGTCGATGTTGTTCTCTGGTTCTACAGATATACCCATGCGCTGTATGAAGGCTTGGTGAAATGCCGCAGCCATCTCTGCATGCGAATCTAGAGTACGTCCATCAGATCCTTTGAGAGTTGCTATGTTATTGCGCCTGTATCTCTCTGTAGCTCTGGCGTGAAAAAATTTTGTGTTTTCGTCCCCCAGCTTGGCCCATCTGAAAGTGCATCTTTTTTTCCAATACTTGTTCTTGTAGTCTAATAATCTCAAGATGTGCCTCTTGACGATCACACGGCAATTCCATTCAGGCCTGGTGAGTGATCTTTTGTCCTCTATATCGTCCAGGATACTCAGTAACTTGTTACAGTTTTCTATCGCAATGCTGAGTTTGGAAATAGAACAGCTCCAGTGTTTGAGATCACCTCTTAATCTCTTGAGCTTGGCAGCTATGACTTGAGCGCTATTAGATGTGTGGATGGGCTTGCTCCAACTGATTTGCACTGTATCCTGGAAGCCTGGATGAAGTGGCCAGAAGTTTTCGAACCTGAATAATCTGCTTCGGGGGATGAGAGTTTCAATCATGACCACGCAAGGTATGTGATCTGAGACCGGTTTTGCAAGGGGTTTAACGATTGTGTTAGGGAAAACAGAAGTCCACTCTGCAGAGGTGAAGAACCAGTCTAGCTGTTCTAGGAGTGGCTGTTCCTGCATGTTGCTCCATGTGTACATTCTCCCCTTGAGCGGCAGTTCTACTAGAGTCTGTTTACTAATGATCTCATTGAATTTCATCATATCATCAATGTTCCCTCCTTCCCTGTTTCTGTTTTCAGTTGATCTAACAAAGTTGAAATCTCCAAGGAGAATCCAAAGTTTATCATGCTGCACGTTAAGGTTTTCAAGCCAGTAAACAAAATCAGTTCTGCCCTCCCCAGAGCAAGGCCCATAGATATTTGTGAGATTAAAGGTATGAGGAGATTTGGTCGAGGAAAGGGAGATCGATAAAGCGAAGGGTTCTTTATGTACAATGGTGCCAGTGAACAAAGCACTGCACCAAAGAGTAATCAGACCCCCTGAGGCACCGCTTGATGGGATGTATTCAAATTTGTCAAAGCGACGTGGTGCAAATTTGCGAATAAAAGAATGATCAAAGTGGTGTTTTTTAGTTTCTTGGAGACAAATAATAGCACAACCACACTCCTCGATTTTATTTCTAAGGGCGAAACATTTATCTTCAGAGTTCATACCTCTGATATTCCAACATAGGATCGACCAAAACGTATGAGACACCATGATCACACTACGGAAAGAAAACACTGAAAGAAACTAAGACACAACTGACTGACAGACACACACGAAGAAGTAAAAACTGAAGGACACAGACACCGATCGAGGAGCGCCAAGGCAAGGTTTAAGGCTCTGTGACATCTTCAGTCTCATCCTGtccgccttcctcttcctccgctctGGTAGCTTGCAGGGCCTCTTGCGATACTTCTTCCTCGGGGACTCCACAGAGGTTAACTGCTatggcaatgcactgtatctcatgagcttgttcgactacagaacggttgttaaccatcctgatgtcatggaagctctccatgatgtacagttcactgcctgcatcggttgcaccgaacttagcattcagtgcatcccggagctctttaccatctgttaagtgcatgtacacatcacacgtacgatcagcaagaatacttagaacgcatccgacgaagagagtattgttttccttgaacttgttccgatcttggtcagatatagttccttcgtgtAAACCATCggcaacttcgaacactttcggatgagtaagccgcagcatggccttatactgccacctcttgaagtgcacaccggtaaacttatccggcctcagtgcatcggaaaaaccagccattgttaactcaggaaattgcctacaattaggtttttggattgttggataattaggcacaatttccatgattaattccagaatgttaagcatgacgacaagtaactactaacatgtgaaactcgaacatactagatgtagtgatcaacatgaacaagtAGCATAGCAAacaagtacaacatccatcgctaaacagatcgagatatgtcgcacgtaccgatccggtggaggtggcggtggaggtgtagcagatgatgtcgcagcgagtaacgttgttgatgacaacgttgttgatgacggggacgacgggtcgaagtagacggcgttgtagacgacggtaggcagcaccgcccgacttggacggaaggcgacccgtgatggagagcttgagcagtcgcgcagagcgcttcccaaaaacctaattcaccctctcccgtacaggatcgcaaggacgagcggttccggagacctgctctcccgttcgccgatgcacgtcggcgcgcgggatggagtagactacgatggcggcgcaagcagagagaggtggataccctaactcgtgtattagatgtgtttctgcggtagccgggcaggagattatataggctcgggaaaccctaggcaacgtgggccacgcccacgtcgcacgaacgtttcgagtcggttaccgatagcccacgatccgggagcgacccgaaccgactaactgcgacgcgtccgtctaggactccgttcgttttcccgagctgcaaaaagtaaggaaagtctcggctcgaggctcaatccactcaccacgagcgcggcgcgcgtcgtgacgtgtcgtgtcgagtcgagacgagacgagcgagcgaggaggaggaggagcgcgcgtgtagcactcctattctcactcacttactagtggtggaacaacccaccttataaggtggtctaacttcctcccaactttccatgtgggactaaacttcccacctctagccactccctagtgagctgccaccaacttgggctcaaactcacaaggctgccactatgtgggctttgagatttataggaaaaactgaaatctaatttgggccactaaaaatgggcccaatatttcaacaagatcaagaaccAGCCGTGTAAtactgccgcagaatccttctCTCCCAGATGGCATCGTCCTCTTCCGCATCTGCAATGGCAACCCTGGCTTCTGCCCTTGGTGCCCCTCCCACTGAAAAGCTCACCCGTGAGAATCACCTATTTTGGAAGACGCAGGTGCTCCCTTCCCTGCGAGGTGCGCAAGTTATGGGTCTTCTCGATGGCTCTGACCGCGCCCCTGTGAAAAACCTTGAAACCGAGGACGCTGACAAGAACAAGATAATCACCTCCAACCCAGCATATGAGGTATGGCATGCTCGTGACCAAACAGTTTTGGGATGGCTGGTGCGCTCCCTGTCatccgatctccttgctcagaccATCGGTTTGGAGCATGCATCAGAGGTATGGGCTGCAATAGAGGCTACTTTTTCTTCGCAATCTCGAGCTCGTATCAATATGCTGTGTGGAGCCCTTTCCAATACAAAGAAACTTGATCTCACTGCTGCACAGTTTATCTCAAAGATGAAGGGCTTTGTTTTGGAACTTGCAGCCGCTGGAAAAATAGTGGATGATGATGAACTTAAAGGGTACATCCTCAATGGACTTGATGGTGACTATAATCCTCTGGTTGCTTCCATAAATGCAGTGCCTTCCACCACATTGAATGACATGTGTGCTCAACTTGAAGCCTATGACTATCGCCAATCCATGTTATCTGAATCAGGACATAGTTCTGGAGGTTTTCAGTCCTCAGCAAATGTTGCAGCACGCCACCGACCCTACTACCCATCTCCTCCGCGTGGTGACCATAGAGCCCGGGATGGTGGTGGCTATGAGCGCCAACAACCCTCTAACAGGCTACAGTTACAGCAATACTAGTCAGGAATGATAATATCAAACACTAGACGTGTACCAGAGAACCATATCCATATGTCCAAATTCCTAATCACTTGATAGGAAAGTCGGCTACAGTTACAATAGCAATACTCAGAAATGAATGATAATATCAAACACTAAACATGTAGCAGACCATATCCATCTGTCCAAATTCCTAATCGCTTGATTCGAATGTCGGCTACAGTTACATCAGCAATACTCAGAAATGAATGATAATATCAAACACTAAACATGTGGCAGACCATATCCATCTGTCCAAATTCCTAATCAGTTGATACATGTGTCGAATCCACTTGCCGGCCAAAATAAATAACACTGATAGTAATATGTACTAGTAATAGCAGGAGAGCAGACCCCTTGGCTTGGGTCTGTGGTCCCAAACCAAACATGGACTTGGCATGCAGATTTAGCACCAAAACACTGCGAATTAGCACAGCAATACTCAGGATCTGGGGAAGCAAACGTTACCATCTGGAGATCCCTGCTCCCGGAAGTGCTCTCGACGAGGTTGGGTCGTGCGCGGACGTCGTAGATGATGGGCCTCTCGATGAGTGGGATGATGAGGTGAGTCCCCTCGGGGTAGACCTGCAGGCAAGGGAAGGGAGATGAGACGACCGCGAGATCCAGCGAATCGAGCAACCATGAGAGAGATCGGGGAGGGAGGGGTCGGGTCGGTCCGAGGAGGACTAGTCTCACCTTGTCCTTGATCCCCTCGAAGCGGTTGAAGACGATGGCCCGGTGGCCTCCCTCGACGTTGTAGAGCGTGTTGGTGGCGCCGAACCAGAGCGCGCCGCCCGCCAGCGCCAGCTTGACCATGGCGCCCGCCCCCGCCGGCGCCTTGATTTTGTTCATCTCGGAGACGCGCGCGTGGTCGCCGGGGATGGCCGGGGTTTAGCTAGGGTTTTCTGAGCGATTTGGGGGTGGAGAaaggggaggcggcggaggaagagggaggCTAGGGATGGTGGAGGGGAAGGGTGGCCGTGGGTGTTAAGTGGGTCGGGAGGGTCGATCTGGGCCGTCAGATTTCGGACGGACGGTGCGGAAGCTCGTTTCTTTCCTCCGCTGCAAGAAAACGAAATGCCACCGCTGGCTTCCGGTCCAAGATGGTATCTATCGTATCTCGCGCACTGACTCCTCGGTCCCACTCCCTACCGTACGGTAGGCacgtttcctttctctttttttttaaattcaCACTATATTAAGCAagccacctcattaaaaaccttccagccccttgatggcgtgtatttcacacgttcgttgggcaaccccaagaggaaggtatgatgagcacagcagcaagttttccctcagaaagaaaccaaggtttatcgaaccaggaggagccaagaagcacgttgaaggttgatggaggcgggatgtagtgcggcgcaacaccgagattccggcgccaacgtggaacccgcacaacacaaccaaagtactttgccccaacgaaacaagtgaggttgtcaatctcaccggcttgctgtaacaaaggattaaccgtattgtgtggaagatgattgtttgcagagaaaacagtaaaaacaagtattgcaagtagattgtatttcaagaaagagaattggaccggggtccacagctcactagaggtgtctctcccataagacgaacaagcatgttgggtgaacaaattacagcttgggcaattgacaaataaagagagcataacaatgcacatacatatcatgatgagtatagtgagatttaattgggcattacgacaaagtacatagaccgccatccaaccgcatctatgcctaaaaagtccaccttcgaagttatcatccgaacccctccaagtattaagttgcaaagcaacagacaattgcattaaatatggtgcgtaatgtaactagtgactacatccttgaacatagcactaatgttttatccctagtggcaacaagcacaacacaaccttagaactttatgtcaccgtcccagtgtcaatgccggcatgaacccactatcgagcataagtactccctcttggagttaaaagcatctacttggccagagcatctactagtaacggagagcatgcaagatcataaacaacacataagcataactttgataatcaacataacaagtattctctattcatcggatcccaacaaacgcaacatatagaattacatatagatgatcttgatcatgataggcagctcacaagatccgacaatgatagcacaatggggagaagacaaccatctagctactgctatggacccatagtccaggggtagactactcactcatcactccggaggcgaccatggcggtgtagagtcctccgggagatgattcccctctccggcagggtgccggaggcgatctccaggatcccccgagatgggatcggcggcgacggtgtctcagtaatgttttccgtatcgtggctctcggtacagggggtttcgtcacggaggctttaagtaggcggaagggcaagtcgagaggcggcacgggggcccacaccataggccggcgcggccaggggtggggccgcgccgccctagggtttggccaccccgtggcccctcttcgtctcgtcttcggtcttctggaagcttcgtgagaaaataggcctctaggcttttatttcgtccaattccgagaatatttctttactaggatttctgaaaccaaaaacagcagaaaacaagaatcggcacttcggcatcttgttaataggttagttccgtaaaatgcacgaatatgacataaagtgtgcataaaacatgtagataacatcaataatgtggcatggaacacaagaaattatcgatacgttggagacgtatcagcatccccaagcttagttctcgctcgtcccgagcaggtaaaacgataacaaagataatttctggagtgacatgccatcataatcttgatcatactatttgtaaagcatatgtagagaatgcagcgatcaaaacaatgtgtatgacatgagtaaacaagtgaatcataaagcaaagacttttcatgaatagcacttcaagacaagcatcaataagtcttgcataagagttaactcataaagcaataattcaaagtaaaggtattgaaacaacacaaaagaagattaagtttcagcggttgctttcaacttgtaacatgtatatctcatggatattgtcaacatagagtaatataataagtgcaataagcaagtatgtaggaatcaatgcacagttcacacaagtgtttgcttcttgaggtggagagaaataggtgaactgactcaacattgaaagtaaaagaatggtcctcatagaggaaaagcatcgattgctatatttgtgctagagctttgattttgaaaacatgaaacaattttgtcaacggtagtaataaagcatatgcatcatgtaaattatatcttataagttgcaagcctcatgcatagtgtaccaatagtgcccgcaccttgtcctaattagcttggactacccggattatcaccgcaatacatatgctttaaccaagtttcacaaaggggtacctctatgccgcctcgtacaaaggtctaaggagaaagctcgcatttggatttctcgcttttgattattctcaacttagacatccataccgggacaacatagacaacagataatggactcctcttttaatgctttaagcatttgacaacaattaattcttttctcattagagatttgaggatatttgtccaaaactgaaacttccaccatgaatcatggctttagttagcggcccaatgttcttctctcacaatatgcatgctcaaaccattcaactcaggtagatcgcccttacttcgatacaagacgaacatgcatagcaactcacatgaaattcaacaatgagttgatggcgttccccaagtaaacatggttatcgcacaacaagcaacttaataagagataaagtgcataattacatattcaataccacaatagtttttaagctatttgtcccatgagctatatattgcaaaggtgaatgatggaattttaaaggtagcactcaagcaatttactttggaatggcgggaaaataccatgtagtataggtaggtatggtggacacaaatggcatagtggttggctcaagtattttggatacatgagaagtattccctctcgatacaaggtttaggctagcaaggttatttgaaacaaacacaaggatgaacggtacagcaaaactcacataaaagacatattgtaaacattataagactctacaccgtcttccttgttgttcaaactcaaaactagaaattatctagaccttagagaaaccaaatatgcaaaccaaattttagcatgctctatgtatttcttcattaatgggtgcaaagcatatgatgcaagagcttaaacatgagcacaacaattgccaagtatcacattacccaagacatttatagcaattactacatgtatcattttccaattccaaccatataacaatttaacgaaggagaaacttcgccatgaatactatgagtagaaaccaaggacatatttgtccatatgctacagcggagcgtgtatctctcccatgaagtgaatgctaggatccattttattcaaacaaaacaaaaacaaaaacaaaccgacgctccaagaaaaagcacataagatgtggccgaataaaaatatagtttcggggaggaacccgataatttgtcgatgaagaaggggatgccttgggcatccccaagcttagacgcttgagtcttcttgatatatgcaggggtgaaccaccgggtgcatccccaagcttagagctttcactctccttgatcatgttgcatcatactcctctcttgatccttgaaaacttcctccacaccaaactcgaaacaactcattagagggttagtgcacaatataaattgacatattcagaggtgacacaatcattcttaacacttctggacattgcataatgctactggacattaatggatcaaagaaattcatccaacatagcgaaagaggcaatgcgaaataaaaggcagaatctgtcaaaacagaacagttcgtattgacgaattttaaaatggcaccagacttgctcaaacgaaaatgctcaaattgaatgaaagttgcgtacatatctgaggatcatgctcgtaaattggcgtaattttctgagctacctacagggaggtggacccagattcatgacagcaaagaaatctggaactgcgcagtaatccaaatctagtacttacttttctatcaacggcttaacttggcacaacaaaactcaaaactaagataaggagaggttgctacagtagtaaacaacttccaagacacaaaataaaaacaaagtactgtaggtaaaaacatgggttgtctcccatatgcgcttttctttaacgcctttcagctaggcgcagaaagtgtgtatcaagtattatcgagagatgaagcatcaacatcataatttgttataataatagaatcataaggtaccttcattctctttctagggaagtgttccatacctttcttgagaggaaattgatattttatattaccttccctcatatcaataatagcaccaacagttcaagaaaaggtcttcccaatataatggggcaagatgcattgcattcaatatccaagacaacaaaatcaacgggaacaagattattgttaacggtaatgcgaacattatcaactttacccaaaggtttctttgtagaatgatcagcaagattaacatccaaataacaatttttcagcggtggcaagtcaagcatattataaattttcttaggcataacagaaatacttgcaccaagatcacataaagcattacaatcaaaatctttaaccttcatcttaatgatgggctcccaaccatcttctagctttttaggaatagaggcttcgcgctctagtttctcttctctagcttttatgagagcatttgtaatatgatgcgtgaaagccaaatttatagcactagcattaggacttttagcaagtttttgcaagaactttataacttcagagatgtggcaatcatcaaaattcaaaccattataatctaaagcaatgggatcatcatccccaatgttggaaaaaatttcagcagctttatcacaaagtgcgtttcagtagctttagcagcttcagcagcttttcgcgctttgcattagaagtggaaacattgctaacaccaattcttttattagtatgagtaggaggtgcagcaacatgtgtagcattagcattactagtggtggtaatagtccaaactttagctatattcttctctttagctagtttttcattttcttctctatcccacctagcacgcagctcagccattaatcttatattctcattaattctaacttggatggcatttgctgtagtaacaattttattttcaatatccctattaggcataacttttgatttcaaaagatcaacatcagaggcaagactatcaactctagaaacaagaatatcaattttattgagtttttcctcaacggatttgttaaaggcagtttgtgtactaataaattctttaagcatggcttcaagtccagggggtgaattcctattattgttgtaagaatttccataagaattaccatagccgttgccattattataaggatatggcctatagttgttactagaattgttccgtaagcattgttgttgaaattattatttttaatgaagtttacatcaacatgttcttcttgtgcaaccaatgaagctaatggaacattattaggatcaacattagtcctatcattcacaagcatagacataatagcatcaaccttatcattcaaggaagaggattcttcaactgaatttaccttcttaccttgtggagctctttccgtgtgccattcggagtagttgatcatcatattatcaagaagctttgttgcttcaccaag contains:
- the LOC124695258 gene encoding prohibitin-1, mitochondrial-like; the encoded protein is MNKIKAPAGAGAMVKLALAGGALWFGATNTLYNVEGGHRAIVFNRFEGIKDKVYPEGTHLIIPLIERPIIYDVRARPNLVESTSGSRDLQMVTFASPDPEYCCANSQCFGAKSACQVHVWFGTTDPSQGVCSPAITTDIRIKRLGIWTDGYGLLHV